The proteins below are encoded in one region of Ferroplasma acidiphilum:
- a CDS encoding DHHA1 domain-containing protein, which yields MIYDILGDSLFNILHQAGEKLKEEKYVRVLAHYDGDGVSSSIILLKALERLDIKYHLSYIKNLDNEGFRSLYEEEADSLNIIVDAGSSQIPAIADHSNFIILDHHFYNKTETSCININARDFGINGTRDACGATMAYIFALALDENNRDLFPFFMSGVMADKQDIGGLSGLNKDLYSEYNSYKTHHTLNLEGTISDAITYSIDPFFDGLTGHPDEVKKFLESNGIDPDKNIIDLTTDENKALGNRLALKILENNVGSDAIKYLEGDVLYFDNLGFSSKELNSIIDGNARIGLQSLPVQYFLGDNSAGNDMVANVKIFKTKLIDYIYRAKSDLKEEKYLRYFYAPESEMAGPIAGAIALYTVKPDKPVIGFNSGTDDVKISSRGSRYSVSRGLNLSEVMKTACAAAGGSGGGHDIAAGGVIPKGREKQFLDAANEMIKSQIKIF from the coding sequence ATGATTTATGACATTTTAGGGGACTCTCTCTTTAATATTTTACACCAGGCAGGTGAAAAACTTAAGGAAGAAAAGTATGTCCGTGTACTCGCACATTATGACGGTGATGGTGTCAGTTCATCAATAATACTTCTTAAAGCGCTGGAGCGCCTGGATATAAAGTACCATTTATCATATATAAAAAACCTTGACAATGAAGGTTTCAGGTCACTGTATGAGGAAGAAGCAGACTCGTTAAATATCATTGTTGATGCCGGTTCCTCCCAGATTCCAGCTATAGCAGACCATTCAAATTTTATAATTCTGGACCACCATTTTTACAATAAAACGGAAACATCCTGCATAAATATAAATGCCCGGGATTTTGGCATCAATGGCACAAGGGATGCCTGTGGGGCTACAATGGCATACATATTTGCACTTGCACTTGATGAAAACAACCGGGACTTATTCCCATTTTTTATGTCCGGCGTAATGGCAGACAAACAGGATATAGGCGGGCTTTCTGGCCTGAATAAAGATCTTTACAGTGAATATAATTCATATAAAACCCATCACACACTCAATCTTGAGGGCACAATTTCCGATGCAATTACATATTCAATAGACCCTTTCTTTGATGGCCTTACCGGACATCCAGATGAAGTTAAAAAATTTCTTGAAAGCAATGGAATAGATCCGGATAAAAATATTATTGATCTGACAACAGATGAGAATAAAGCACTTGGAAACAGGCTTGCATTGAAAATACTTGAAAACAACGTTGGTTCTGATGCAATAAAATATCTTGAGGGGGATGTTCTTTATTTTGACAATTTAGGATTCTCATCCAAAGAATTGAATTCAATTATAGATGGCAATGCAAGAATAGGTTTGCAATCCCTGCCGGTTCAGTATTTTCTGGGAGATAACAGCGCAGGAAATGATATGGTGGCCAATGTAAAAATATTCAAGACAAAGTTGATCGATTACATATACAGGGCAAAATCAGATTTGAAGGAGGAAAAATACCTCCGCTATTTTTATGCACCGGAATCTGAAATGGCCGGTCCTATAGCCGGGGCAATAGCTCTCTACACAGTAAAGCCAGATAAGCCTGTAATTGGATTTAACAGCGGCACAGACGACGTCAAAATATCATCCAGGGGATCACGATACTCAGTCAGCAGGGGATTAAACCTTTCTGAAGTAATGAAAACCGCATGCGCTGCTGCCGGAGGCTCCGGTGGCGGGCATGACATTGCAGCAGGTGGAGTAATTCCAAAGGGCAGGGAGAAACAATTTCTGGACGCTGCCAATGAAATGATAAAATCACAGATTAAGATATTTTAA
- a CDS encoding 4Fe-4S dicluster domain-containing protein yields MANNINENCKTTGLVIPSINRNSCEAKGECVSICPYNVFELIPLKDEDKKNMSLVGKLKARAHGGKQAYVIDPALCHSCGDCVKACPEKAITLISIK; encoded by the coding sequence ATGGCAAACAACATTAATGAAAACTGCAAAACAACCGGATTGGTGATACCGTCAATAAACAGAAACAGTTGCGAAGCAAAGGGCGAATGTGTTTCTATTTGCCCATACAATGTTTTTGAATTAATACCTCTGAAGGATGAAGACAAAAAGAATATGTCACTGGTTGGAAAATTGAAAGCCAGGGCACATGGTGGCAAACAGGCGTATGTTATTGACCCGGCACTATGCCATTCCTGCGGAGATTGTGTTAAAGCATGTCCTGAAAAAGCTATTACGCTCATATCGATAAAATAA
- a CDS encoding 30S ribosomal protein S13 translates to MADNKKDNENFQYIVRIANKDIRGERRMDLGLADINGVGERLANILIKKLNLDRNRQIGDLSEDEVLEIRKYVESKEYEGMPVWLLNHRKDVATGKNFNLLSNDLILKINDDINLMKKMRSYRGLRHEQGHKVRGQRTRSNGRHGLSMGVIRKRQEQKK, encoded by the coding sequence ATGGCTGATAACAAAAAAGATAATGAAAATTTTCAGTATATTGTTCGAATTGCGAATAAGGATATAAGAGGAGAGAGAAGGATGGACCTTGGTCTGGCCGATATTAACGGTGTAGGCGAAAGGCTTGCAAATATTCTTATTAAGAAACTTAATCTGGATCGTAACAGGCAGATAGGAGACCTGTCTGAGGATGAGGTTCTCGAAATCCGGAAATATGTTGAAAGCAAGGAATATGAAGGAATGCCTGTATGGCTTTTAAATCACAGGAAAGATGTAGCAACCGGGAAGAATTTTAACCTTTTATCCAACGATCTTATTCTTAAGATTAATGATGATATAAACCTGATGAAAAAAATGAGGTCATATCGCGGGCTCAGGCACGAGCAGGGGCACAAGGTAAGGGGCCAGAGGACACGTTCGAATGGCAGGCATGGATTATCAATGGGTGTTATCAGAAAAAGGCAGGAACAGAAAAAATAA
- a CDS encoding 30S ribosomal protein S15, with translation MARMHTRKRGKSRSTRLVLAEKPSWMQNDDEIKEEILKFRKDGLSNSMIGIKLRDQYAVPGVRPVLHQKMGKILEENGIKDEIPEDLAFLLKRYKNVSQHLALNKKDISNKRGSQLIMSKILRLMRYYKRTGRLPADWSLKRAL, from the coding sequence ATGGCACGAATGCACACAAGAAAGAGAGGAAAATCAAGATCCACGAGACTCGTACTGGCTGAGAAGCCCTCATGGATGCAGAATGATGATGAAATAAAGGAAGAAATATTAAAATTCAGAAAGGATGGCTTATCAAATTCTATGATAGGCATTAAACTCAGGGATCAGTATGCTGTACCGGGTGTCAGGCCTGTTCTTCATCAGAAAATGGGAAAAATACTTGAAGAAAACGGCATTAAGGATGAGATACCTGAAGATCTGGCTTTTCTTCTGAAAAGATACAAGAATGTTTCACAGCATCTGGCTCTGAATAAGAAAGATATAAGCAATAAAAGGGGAAGCCAGCTTATAATGTCCAAAATTTTACGCCTTATGAGATATTACAAGCGTACAGGCAGATTGCCCGCAGACTGGTCCCTGAAAAGAGCCCTATGA
- a CDS encoding cation diffusion facilitator family transporter → MSQHYTKKLSKIKWSRSENNVITALLYWIILGLFLYSYLESDNPLSLSVVSDRLVDALSISMIFLVNRISNKPTDEFHSYGFHRVEALLNITIITLFIAISAYSAILTTELLIHGIPISSGSTALSAIIAIPLLIVAGVTIEHDEKSNFRIMFIHTLQDLAIMIIVLAFSLLPFYFFSQYLDYLGSYIVLFIILYGNRNMFRRNVNILLEGSSVSVKEVEEMIRKEFPSVHHLHIWDICQHQRVATLHMSIPSQMQIGELDSVRKDIERILSKYGVNHVTVQFESNNGDNI, encoded by the coding sequence GTGTCTCAACATTACACTAAAAAACTGTCCAAAATTAAGTGGAGCAGGTCGGAGAACAATGTTATCACTGCTTTATTATATTGGATTATTCTCGGTTTGTTCCTCTATTCTTACCTGGAGTCCGATAATCCACTATCCCTTTCCGTGGTATCCGACCGTCTGGTAGACGCCTTGTCGATATCAATGATTTTCCTGGTTAACCGAATTTCGAATAAACCTACGGATGAATTTCACTCATACGGTTTCCATAGAGTCGAGGCACTGCTGAATATCACGATTATCACACTGTTCATTGCAATCTCAGCATATTCTGCAATACTCACAACGGAATTGCTGATACACGGCATTCCAATCTCAAGTGGCAGCACCGCCTTATCGGCTATAATAGCCATTCCGTTGCTGATAGTGGCAGGAGTTACTATTGAACATGACGAAAAGTCCAACTTCAGGATTATGTTCATTCATACACTGCAGGACCTTGCAATAATGATTATAGTACTGGCATTCTCGCTACTGCCGTTCTACTTCTTCAGCCAGTATCTTGACTACCTGGGGAGCTACATTGTTCTCTTCATAATACTATACGGAAACCGCAATATGTTCAGGAGAAACGTTAACATACTGCTCGAAGGCTCTTCCGTCAGTGTCAAAGAGGTTGAAGAGATGATTAGGAAGGAGTTTCCAAGTGTACATCATCTGCACATCTGGGACATATGCCAGCACCAGAGAGTGGCCACCCTGCATATGAGTATACCTTCTCAGATGCAGATAGGTGAACTTGATTCCGTGAGGAAAGACATCGAAAGAATACTGTCAAAATACGGTGTCAATCATGTTACAGTACAATTTGAGTCCAACAATGGAGACAATATCTAA
- a CDS encoding aldo/keto reductase: MVKLGNKEVSSIGLGTYGMGGKNSPDYKNDAKEVEAIKYAITNGINLIDTAEYYGHGHSEELVGKAIKDFEREDLFIISKVWPVNLHYKDVINSAKESLKRLDTDYIDLYLIHWPNPKIPVKETLGAMGELLDSHLIRNIGVSNFDIANLTEAIDQLKHGKIIANEVEYNLENYYIEDDLIPFCEKNNIKIIGYSPLNQGRISSKINHVAKSLGMSSIQCTLGYLKKKSIPIPKASSISHINELVECMNIDLDENEYNRIKEAVRR; encoded by the coding sequence ATGGTTAAACTTGGAAACAAGGAGGTTTCTAGCATTGGTCTGGGAACATATGGGATGGGAGGCAAGAATTCACCGGATTATAAAAATGACGCTAAAGAAGTAGAGGCTATAAAATACGCAATAACAAATGGGATAAATCTTATTGACACTGCAGAGTATTACGGACATGGGCATTCTGAGGAACTGGTAGGAAAAGCAATAAAGGATTTTGAAAGGGAAGATTTATTTATAATATCAAAGGTGTGGCCTGTTAATCTGCATTATAAGGACGTTATCAATTCTGCAAAAGAGTCATTAAAAAGATTGGATACAGATTATATTGATCTTTATCTTATACACTGGCCAAACCCAAAGATTCCTGTTAAGGAAACACTGGGTGCTATGGGCGAATTGCTGGACAGTCATTTAATAAGAAATATTGGAGTTAGCAATTTTGATATAGCCAACCTAACAGAAGCAATAGACCAGCTCAAACATGGAAAAATAATTGCAAACGAGGTAGAATATAATCTGGAGAATTATTATATAGAAGATGATTTAATCCCGTTCTGCGAGAAAAATAACATTAAAATAATAGGCTATTCCCCACTGAACCAGGGCCGCATAAGCAGTAAAATAAACCATGTTGCAAAATCACTTGGCATGTCCAGTATACAGTGTACCCTCGGATACCTGAAGAAAAAATCTATACCTATACCTAAAGCATCCAGTATTTCACATATTAATGAACTGGTAGAATGCATGAATATTGATCTGGATGAAAATGAATATAACAGAATTAAGGAAGCTGTAAGAAGATAA
- a CDS encoding type I restriction-modification system subunit M N-terminal domain-containing protein, producing MAVDCFRKITKNDLVKLMDNAADLVRTSVDYKYILILLFIKRLSDGWKEEVEDAMSKIMEEAGIDESEAGKRAVSNEFHNFMVPENALCNNIRKDREKLKENMSRGINEIAKENKELDEIVNRIDFIDLRLQSIFYYMI from the coding sequence ATGGCAGTTGACTGTTTTCGCAAAATTACAAAAAATGATCTGGTTAAATTGATGGATAATGCTGCAGATCTAGTACGGACATCTGTGGATTACAAATATATTCTGATTCTCTTATTTATTAAAAGACTGAGTGACGGGTGGAAAGAGGAAGTTGAGGATGCCATGTCAAAAATCATGGAGGAAGCAGGCATTGACGAATCAGAGGCAGGCAAACGTGCAGTCAGCAATGAATTCCATAACTTTATGGTTCCTGAGAATGCTCTCTGTAACAATATAAGGAAAGATAGGGAAAAGCTCAAAGAAAACATGTCAAGGGGTATAAATGAAATAGCAAAGGAAAACAAAGAGCTTGATGAAATAGTAAATAGAATAGATTTCATAGATTTGAGATTACAGAGTATATTTTATTATATGATTTGA
- a CDS encoding tyrosine-type recombinase/integrase, producing MAIYGVERDIKSEHTRLGKINAEARNAILDFVDEVKITGITGFRELFYLTKLRIIYNNLQDKFLNPDKRAIITMLLDFKKKYTDQTLIDYENVMKRFYRWKFGTLPDYMANLKVSRKPSHDKKMDLITRADIDEMINNCNNARDKAIISIPYDSGCRIGEILDLRIKDVVYDEYGALLHVHGKTGNRSVRIIGDSIAYLRDYLKTKDGRDEYLFTGLQGTTMHKQLQYTAIRRLFINVRRRAGIEKRIYPHLFRHTRASMLASKVPEAPRENQMGWVHGSQMTAIYVHLSGRGQDNAILKAYGIHVDEDRIIEEKPKKCPRCDHLNASTALYCTNCFMPFNEKLALEYKDKENNIVSTLKSSSVIPGMTKSILEKAPEGFKNKMIEEILEEILKDPELLKRFKEESRNGEK from the coding sequence ATGGCAATATATGGGGTAGAAAGGGATATAAAATCAGAGCATACAAGATTAGGGAAGATAAACGCAGAAGCCAGGAATGCAATATTAGATTTTGTTGATGAAGTCAAGATAACAGGCATAACAGGTTTCAGGGAATTATTCTATTTGACAAAGCTAAGGATTATTTACAACAATCTTCAGGATAAGTTCCTTAACCCGGACAAGAGGGCAATTATAACAATGCTCCTGGACTTCAAGAAAAAATACACGGACCAGACTTTAATTGATTATGAAAACGTGATGAAACGGTTCTACAGATGGAAATTTGGCACACTACCCGATTATATGGCAAATCTTAAAGTTAGCCGGAAGCCAAGCCATGACAAGAAGATGGATCTTATTACCAGGGCAGATATAGATGAAATGATTAACAACTGCAACAATGCCAGGGATAAGGCAATTATCTCCATTCCATACGATTCAGGGTGCAGGATAGGGGAAATACTGGACCTGAGGATAAAAGATGTTGTTTATGATGAATACGGTGCATTATTGCATGTGCATGGAAAGACGGGAAACCGCAGTGTAAGGATAATAGGAGATTCAATCGCTTACCTGAGGGATTACTTAAAAACCAAGGATGGCAGGGATGAATACCTTTTTACCGGCCTGCAGGGTACTACCATGCATAAGCAGCTGCAATATACTGCTATCAGAAGATTATTTATTAATGTGAGAAGGCGTGCAGGAATAGAGAAAAGGATATATCCGCATCTGTTCAGGCATACCAGGGCCTCAATGCTGGCTTCTAAAGTTCCGGAAGCACCACGTGAGAATCAAATGGGATGGGTGCATGGTAGCCAGATGACTGCAATATATGTGCATTTGTCTGGAAGGGGCCAGGATAATGCGATCCTAAAAGCCTATGGAATACATGTAGATGAGGATCGGATAATAGAGGAAAAGCCTAAGAAATGCCCGAGATGCGACCATTTAAACGCTTCAACTGCATTATACTGCACAAATTGCTTTATGCCATTCAATGAGAAGCTGGCCCTGGAATACAAGGATAAGGAAAACAATATTGTGTCCACACTGAAAAGCTCCTCTGTTATACCTGGAATGACCAAGAGCATCCTGGAAAAAGCCCCGGAAGGATTCAAAAATAAAATGATTGAGGAAATCCTGGAAGAAATTTTAAAGGATCCGGAGCTGCTGAAGAGATTCAAAGAAGAATCCAGGAATGGTGAGAAATAA
- a CDS encoding MFS transporter, with translation MGIVFEIIGIIAFLLAGNAPELFLARAMQGLASGAISGPAGALLFHYRGKTGAILTSFSTSSGIAVGPLLGGFMAEYLPFPLKLVYIISLIITIIPFIFIIPVINRFRIDNNHNVFKFHFPKLDMEAKNLFILSAATASIAWSITVFYLSLSPFYIIELLNISNIAITGLLVFLMLVISSIMQILSMKINIFNSLTIGIISIIIGIILIIVSLPFKSILIFSAATITIGIGGGFAFTGATRGIRTIAPPLRMGNVLSNYYMILYFCMGFSDIILGLIDNMLGLFNGILYYGSSLIIISLVIIIFLYRHRMKIIID, from the coding sequence ATTGGAATTGTTTTTGAGATTATTGGTATCATAGCTTTTTTATTGGCAGGTAATGCACCAGAACTATTTCTAGCAAGGGCTATGCAGGGTTTAGCAAGTGGTGCAATATCTGGTCCAGCAGGTGCATTATTATTTCATTATCGTGGAAAAACAGGTGCAATCCTAACATCTTTTTCAACATCATCAGGAATCGCGGTGGGGCCATTACTTGGCGGTTTTATGGCTGAATATTTACCTTTCCCTTTAAAACTGGTATATATTATCTCATTAATAATTACTATAATTCCTTTTATTTTTATTATTCCTGTAATAAATAGATTCAGAATAGATAACAATCATAATGTTTTTAAATTCCATTTTCCAAAACTGGATATGGAAGCAAAGAATTTATTTATATTAAGTGCAGCCACAGCATCTATTGCCTGGTCTATTACCGTATTTTATTTGTCTTTGTCACCGTTTTATATTATAGAGTTATTGAACATTTCAAATATAGCAATAACAGGTTTATTAGTATTTTTGATGTTAGTAATATCTTCAATAATGCAGATTTTATCAATGAAAATTAATATATTTAATTCTTTAACTATTGGGATAATTTCTATTATTATTGGCATTATCCTCATTATTGTATCATTGCCGTTTAAATCTATATTAATTTTTAGTGCAGCAACAATCACGATTGGAATAGGGGGCGGATTTGCCTTTACAGGAGCTACCAGGGGAATCAGGACAATTGCACCTCCATTAAGAATGGGTAATGTTTTATCAAATTATTATATGATACTTTATTTCTGTATGGGATTTTCTGATATTATTCTAGGACTTATAGATAATATGTTAGGATTATTCAATGGGATTTTATATTATGGTTCCAGTTTAATAATTATTTCATTAGTAATTATAATATTTCTATATAGGCATAGAATGAAAATAATTATAGATTAA
- a CDS encoding minichromosome maintenance protein MCM, whose protein sequence is MISQDIEADNIKRQWIDFFDRYDYNDQINKLRSDYPDIKSLYISYNDLSGYSTDFIEGLMKDPYYYLTIGEFYIKETLGITYNKVRRINIRLVNVPEIIGIKYDIRNVRSSNVNSYISINGIIRKNTEVLPRLQNAAFKCPACGELTIVPEDIQKLFEPTACQACGWNKGKLKLIPEESEFVDTQKLEIQENPDTIDSTSQPQRITLIIEDDITGKIYPGDRVTVYGILKADEKHIGNTMLTEYNIYLNVNNFKKETRDFEEIKINDEDEKKIKELAREPNIIDRLAKSIAPSIYGLDVIKKSLVLQLFGGVRKVMKDGTHIRGDIHILMIGDPGTAKSQLLRYMTFISPRSVFAFGKGSSAAGLTAAAVRDDFGEGRWTLEAGALVLADNGFAAIDELDKMDKNDTASMHEAMEQQSVTISKAGIMATLKSRCSILAAANPRFGRYDPMKTIAEQTEFPPPLLSRFDIIFKLIDTPNREIDDKLAEHVLKTNRLGEIYRSLENNNLEIDIPDEENFIAELDKDLIRKYVSYAKNRVFPRLSDEAISILKEEYVKTRASGIDSVPITARQLESTIRLAEAAAKARLSPIITVEDALLAKGVVDYYLKEVSAMNGQVDIDILNTGISTKQRTELEVILSVIKEAKENSGDQKKAPEIETVIEMLKQKGISRERAETDLARLKSDGFIYEPSNKRVDVI, encoded by the coding sequence ATGATTAGCCAGGACATAGAAGCAGACAATATTAAACGCCAATGGATAGATTTCTTCGACCGTTATGACTATAATGATCAGATTAACAAACTCAGAAGCGACTATCCGGATATAAAATCACTATACATTTCATATAACGATTTATCAGGCTATAGCACCGATTTTATTGAAGGGCTGATGAAGGACCCATATTATTATCTTACAATTGGAGAATTTTATATAAAGGAAACATTGGGAATTACATACAATAAGGTCAGGAGGATAAATATCAGATTGGTAAATGTCCCTGAAATTATTGGTATAAAATATGATATACGCAATGTAAGGAGCAGCAATGTAAATTCATATATCTCAATCAACGGAATAATAAGGAAAAATACAGAGGTATTGCCAAGGCTCCAGAATGCAGCATTCAAATGCCCCGCATGTGGCGAACTTACCATAGTCCCGGAAGACATACAGAAACTTTTTGAGCCTACAGCATGCCAGGCATGCGGATGGAACAAGGGAAAGCTAAAGCTTATCCCAGAGGAATCAGAATTTGTTGATACACAGAAACTTGAGATACAGGAAAATCCGGATACAATAGATAGCACTTCACAGCCACAGAGGATTACACTGATAATAGAAGATGACATTACTGGAAAGATATACCCCGGTGACAGGGTAACCGTATATGGAATACTGAAGGCAGATGAAAAACATATTGGAAATACAATGCTGACTGAATATAATATATATTTAAATGTAAATAATTTCAAGAAAGAAACCAGAGATTTTGAAGAAATTAAAATTAACGATGAGGACGAAAAAAAGATAAAGGAACTGGCAAGGGAGCCAAACATCATAGACCGGCTGGCAAAATCTATAGCACCATCAATATACGGTTTAGACGTTATTAAAAAATCACTTGTATTACAGCTTTTTGGTGGCGTCAGGAAGGTAATGAAAGATGGAACTCATATAAGGGGGGATATACATATACTCATGATAGGAGACCCGGGTACCGCCAAATCACAGCTTTTAAGGTATATGACTTTCATCTCACCGAGAAGTGTATTTGCTTTCGGGAAAGGTTCAAGTGCAGCAGGATTGACAGCAGCTGCAGTAAGGGATGATTTTGGTGAGGGCAGATGGACGCTTGAGGCAGGTGCCCTTGTTCTTGCAGATAACGGTTTCGCGGCAATAGACGAACTTGACAAAATGGATAAAAACGATACTGCATCTATGCATGAAGCCATGGAGCAGCAATCTGTTACCATATCAAAGGCAGGCATAATGGCTACCCTTAAATCAAGATGCTCTATACTTGCGGCTGCCAATCCCAGATTTGGAAGGTATGACCCCATGAAAACCATAGCTGAACAGACAGAATTCCCACCACCCTTGCTTTCCAGGTTTGATATAATTTTTAAATTAATCGATACGCCTAACAGGGAAATAGATGACAAACTGGCAGAACATGTACTTAAAACTAACCGGCTCGGAGAGATATACAGGAGTCTGGAAAACAACAATCTTGAGATCGATATACCTGATGAGGAGAATTTCATAGCAGAACTGGACAAAGACCTGATAAGAAAATATGTGTCATATGCCAAAAATAGAGTGTTCCCAAGGTTGAGTGATGAAGCCATAAGCATATTGAAGGAAGAGTATGTAAAAACCCGTGCAAGTGGCATAGACTCTGTGCCCATCACCGCAAGGCAGCTTGAATCAACAATAAGGCTTGCAGAGGCAGCGGCAAAGGCAAGGCTCTCACCTATTATCACCGTTGAAGATGCACTGCTTGCCAAGGGAGTTGTTGATTACTACCTTAAGGAAGTATCGGCTATGAACGGTCAGGTGGATATTGATATACTTAACACAGGAATAAGTACAAAACAGAGGACCGAACTTGAAGTAATTCTGTCCGTGATTAAGGAAGCTAAAGAAAACAGTGGGGATCAGAAAAAGGCACCGGAAATTGAAACAGTAATAGAGATGTTAAAGCAAAAAGGAATCAGCAGGGAACGGGCTGAAACAGACCTGGCAAGGCTAAAAAGTGATGGGTTTATCTATGAGCCTTCAAATAAAAGGGTAGATGTGATCTGA
- a CDS encoding PTO1314 family radical SAM protein, protein MSVYNAVVLRSIKRNMSRVKNKKLPTIAGHKLLYECNLRCKMCPFWRRPDSKLLSMEQEIAMMEKLKEGGVSYLGFEGGEPLLRNDTPEILKESHKRFHTSMVTNGWRLEKKINEIHTSLDFLFVSIDGSKEVHDTMRGMQGSFEHAVRGINASKHMVPVAMSSTITRENIDSIGDILDLGDKLEVPINFQIEYDYSTAEKISPEKEKLLGALNMLIDRKKADGPIMNTVQYFEAIRDSWFYGYKWECRPWLTINIDPEGRVVTPCYIINEYSGSDYVWNIDIKKMWNTFDWEPYRTCNKCALSCYLEPSLFKWTRPAMVKSRIIDATIDYIKFSASKRNF, encoded by the coding sequence ATGTCGGTTTATAATGCAGTTGTTTTAAGATCAATAAAAAGAAACATGTCGAGAGTTAAGAATAAAAAGTTACCTACAATAGCAGGCCATAAGCTATTGTATGAATGCAACTTAAGATGCAAAATGTGTCCGTTCTGGAGGAGGCCAGATAGCAAACTTCTGTCTATGGAACAGGAAATAGCAATGATGGAAAAACTGAAAGAGGGTGGAGTGTCATACCTTGGATTTGAGGGCGGTGAGCCCCTTCTTAGAAATGATACCCCGGAAATATTGAAAGAAAGCCACAAGAGATTTCATACATCCATGGTAACAAATGGATGGCGCCTTGAGAAGAAAATAAATGAAATACACACTTCTTTAGATTTCCTTTTTGTCTCTATTGATGGAAGCAAAGAGGTGCACGATACCATGAGGGGAATGCAGGGTTCATTTGAGCATGCAGTAAGGGGAATCAATGCATCAAAACATATGGTACCAGTTGCCATGAGTTCAACAATTACAAGAGAAAACATAGATAGCATAGGAGATATACTTGATCTAGGTGATAAGTTAGAAGTCCCGATAAATTTTCAGATAGAATATGACTATTCAACAGCAGAGAAAATATCACCCGAAAAGGAAAAACTCCTTGGCGCTCTGAATATGCTTATTGATAGGAAGAAAGCCGATGGCCCTATAATGAATACTGTACAGTATTTTGAGGCAATAAGGGATTCCTGGTTTTACGGATATAAATGGGAATGCAGGCCATGGCTTACCATAAACATTGACCCGGAGGGCAGGGTTGTGACCCCATGCTATATCATCAACGAATATTCAGGATCTGATTATGTATGGAACATAGACATTAAAAAGATGTGGAACACATTTGACTGGGAACCCTACAGAACCTGCAATAAATGTGCATTATCATGTTACCTTGAACCTTCCCTGTTTAAATGGACAAGGCCGGCAATGGTAAAAAGCAGAATAATAGATGCCACTATAGATTACATAAAATTCAGTGCGTCAAAGAGAAATTTTTAA
- a CDS encoding DUF424 domain-containing protein, with product MNNINMKILNINGEVMLAAADSELINKDLREGKLHLKIKPEFYGEMKVSEETFLSSLDICTIANLVGEHVVNAAIDANYIEKDNIIKIAGVPHAQLAKIV from the coding sequence GTGAATAATATAAATATGAAAATACTCAATATAAACGGGGAGGTCATGCTGGCCGCCGCTGATAGTGAGCTTATCAATAAAGACCTACGGGAGGGAAAGCTTCATCTGAAAATTAAGCCGGAGTTTTATGGAGAAATGAAAGTATCAGAGGAGACATTTCTTTCCTCCCTTGATATATGCACCATAGCAAACCTTGTAGGTGAACATGTGGTAAATGCAGCTATTGATGCAAATTATATTGAAAAGGATAACATAATAAAAATTGCCGGGGTTCCACATGCACAGCTTGCAAAAATTGTGTAA